In one Dermatophagoides farinae isolate YC_2012a chromosome 4, ASM2471394v1, whole genome shotgun sequence genomic region, the following are encoded:
- the LOC124491225 gene encoding protein SERAC1 isoform X3, with the protein MENWFPKWEFLIKVKNELDCLKLAQTNDYNQSLRAARTIDKIDLKQFRRPLLLDKIIIKINGQIQHFESLHELMVHLLRCTLETNYQSECANYLTRQTLVLFEHNNPLTDFSFYHEYSTTNHRQKSDDLNYIQMKRYKNLYFQTLLQNIMSNENLATCLINNGLLIALLKFLQLFTDRDSIRWISTIISALSVYKSIHTHFYHTGWIGILAEWLRSSDWHLKLEAGKTLYNMSMTMKTNESLHPSTYLLWPLHEIDTLRLEYDVVFIHGLKGGVLRTWRQSDLAKNSSDYTELWPRSWLAQDFHNCRIIAVHYDSFLSSWNINCSSDEFTIKDRSVQLIKELREAGIGSKPIIWVTHSMGGLFVKHMLTYCHSDISDNHPFLRQTKGIVFYSVPHRGSEMAVWSQNIQRIIYPSNHVLELQKDSPQLLQLNDEFIRLVRDRQIDLLSFGETKKCTLLKNPIEWRALLVPEESANPGIGKFILLPENHFSICKPKDRNDRSYRELKEFIAEILLKEKLESTKKSSWRKYASFS; encoded by the exons atggaaaattgGTTTCCCAAATGGGAATTCCTGATAAAAGTTAAAAATG AACTCGATTGTTTAAAATTAgcacaaacaaatgattataatcaaagtTTACGCGCAGCAAGAActattgataaaattgatttaaaacaATTTCGTCGTCCATTGTTGTTagataaaattatcataaaaattaatggtcaaattcaacattttgaATCTTTACATGAATTGATGGTACATTTATTACGTTGTACATTGGaaacaaattatcaatcTGAATGTGCAAATTATCTAACAAGGCAAACATTGGTATTATTTGAACATAATAATCCTTTAAcggatttttcattctatcaTGAATATAGTACTACTAATCACCGTCAGAAATCCGATGATCTcaattatattcaaatgaaacgatataaaaatctttattttcaaacattattGCAGAATATCATgagtaatgaaaatttggccacctgtttgatcaataatggtCTATTGATTGCTTTGTtaaaatttcttcaattaTTTACAGATCGTGATAGTATCCGATGGATATCGACCATTATATCAGCTTTAAGTGTGTACAAAAGTATTCATACGCATTTCTATCATACCGGTTGGATTGGTATATTGGCCGAATGGTTGCGATCATCTGATTGGCATCTTAAACTTGAAGCTGGAAAAACATTGTATAATATGtcgatgacaatgaaaacgaatgaatcatTACATCCATCAACCTATTTATTATGGCCATTACATGAAATTGATACATTACGTCTTGAATatgatgttgttttcatACATGGATTAAAAGGTGGTGTATTACGTACATGGCGACAATCAGATTTGGCTAAAAATTCATCTGATTATACAGAATTATGGCCCAGATCATGGTTGGCACAAGATTTTCATAATTGTCGTATTATTGCCGTACATTATGATTCATTTCTAAGTAGTTGGAATATTAATTGTTCGAGTGATGAATTTACAATCAAAGATCGTAGTGTTCAATTAATTAAAGAACTACGTGAAGCTGGTATTGGATCGAAACCGATAATTTGGGTAACACATTCAATGGGTGGATTATTCGTTAAACATATGCTAACTTATTGTCATTCAGATATATCGGATAATCATCCATTCCTTCGGCAAACAAAAGGAATCGTATTCTATTCAGTTCCACATCGTGGTTCAGAAATGGCCGTTTGGTCACAAAATATTCAACGTATCATTTATCCATCGAATCATGTTTTAGAATTACAAAAAG ATTCACCACAATTACTtcaattaaatgatgaattcataCGATTAGTACGTGATCGACAAATTGATTTGCTTAGTTttggtgaaacaaaaaaatgtacattaTTAAAGAATCCAATTGAATGGCGTGCATTACTCG tccCAGAAGAATCAGCTAATCCTGGAATCGGAAAATTTATACTATTGCCTGAAAATCATTTCAGTATATGTAAACCGAAAGATCGTAATGATAGATCATATCGTGAGCTAAAAGAATTTATAGCAGAAATattattgaaagaaaaattggaatcAACAAAGAAATCATCGTGGCGAAAATATGCTAGCTTTTCATGA
- the LOC124491226 gene encoding ADP-ribosylhydrolase ARH3 isoform X2, with the protein MSKFRGCMLGGLIADCLGSPFEGEMFVTTDSVQKFLHKQLEEQSEKSAGFQILSYTDDTAMTKSIAQSLIEMRKFDPKDIAKRFALEYNKEPKRGYGANVVDVFAALMLANYESPYEPAKRQFGGFGSYGNGAAMRVGPCAMYGYNMELNKLLELTRDSARITHSNVYGYNGAILQCLAIHQALHVHSIIRTLFDINVYLNNLIEKMMKIELDSQPAYSMMNNNTTTTANINNNNNSNNGNSNNHTNIIINNHNQEKKIYTPFSDKLKKVKEILNNEIKGNKYPIDKIVACLGNDVSAFKSVPTAIYAALKGQFILFDSFDHPSPIVRTLYHSISFGGDTDTIGSMACSISGAINGIESVPKILLKHCECCDVMEKYADDLFRLVRSNNSPPSSSTLSSSTN; encoded by the exons atgTCAAAATTTCGTGGCTGTATGCTTGGCGGTTTAATTGCAGATTGTCTTGGATCACCATTTGAAGGTGAAATGTTTGTAACAACGGATTCGGtacaaaaatttcttcataaACAATTGGAAGAACAATCAGAAAAAT CTGCCGGATTTCAGATATTATCATATACTGATGATACAGCCATGACCAAATCGATAGCTCAATCATTAattgaaatgagaaaatttgaTCCAAAAGATATTGCCAAACGTTTTGCATTGGAATATAATAAAGAACCTAAACGTGGTTATGGTGCAAACGTTGTCGATGTATTTGCTGCATTAATGTTGGCCAACTATGAATCACCATATGAACCGGCTAAAAGACAATTTGGTGGTTTCGGTTCCTATG gCAATGGTGCTGCAATGCGTGTTGGTCCATGTGCAATGTATGGCTATAATatggaattgaataaattattggAATTAACACGTGATAGTGCACGAATAACACATTCAAATGTATATGGCTATAATGGTGCCATATTACAATGTTTAGCTATACATCAAGCATTACatgttcattcaatcataCGAACATTATTCGATATAAATGTCTATCTAAATAatctaattgaaaaaatgatgaaaattgaattggattcaCAACCTgcatattcaatgatgaataataatacaacaacaacggcaaatatcaataataataataacagtaATAATGGTAACAGTAATAATCAtacaaatattattatcaataatcataatcaggaaaagaaaatctatACACCATTCAgtgataaattgaaaaaagttaAAGAAATtcttaataatgaaattaaagGAAATAAATATCCAATCGATAAAATTGTCGCTTGCCTTGGTAATGATGTTTCGGCATTCAAATCGGTACCGACGGCCATTTATGCTGCCCTTAAAGGACAATTCAtattattcgattcattcgatCATCCATCACCAATTGTTCGTACATTATATCATTCAATATCATTTGGTGGTGATACCGATACAATTGGTTCAATGGCATGTTCCATATCCGGTGCCATCAATGGTATCGAATCTGTGCCGAAAATTCTATTAAAACATTGTGAATGTTGTGAtgtaatggaaaaatatgcCGATGATCTATTCCGTTTGGTACGTTCAAATaattcaccaccatcatcatcaacattatcatcatccacaaattga
- the Vps51 gene encoding vacuolar protein sorting 51 has product MESKSSKDDVDHVCDPCNMNSTDFNPDIYMIKILKESRLSELMDTEQMLYKQIQTLDSEMQTLIYENYNKFISATETVKKMTSHFDKMEHELNLLSTNMDKITSRSNDIAKNLNGKREQLTQMSAKNTLLEKIQFILELPNKMKQLIDRNEYNKAVDDYLNAKYSLDKFAHLSSFRNIQTDCNEMLAEIRRHFYEQLADENLTTIQLNDSISYLAKLNECPSNLCGKYFEMCEKKMNTSLNEIKLQTKSDGPDRPDILEFIDNVCNNYIGTLNECIQFYSDCFVVGHKNLAIQTINEDMESRLKIFVDQRMEDLFDIIVEQIRNEQKIPNNIIMFVRALDRFYRRIQMLNNIVGFSDFSRKSLDIIYQSTKDQCDHLLNDLLTKFYEELSNVRHDIVQDMTKTTNISILRSTNNKHDDHQNQNTLSETVIAFETSICENLKTVLSNLNPFLYRELTFITKDFKDKFIKDCIFETIIIKYIEYILTIVEEFEQSYTTSHISSCFILILSKICRDLSDSIISYLIKYTEEIFAAPKFGQRYAIPLTKRARDDGEKLLNAYVCIEGQSISHMIRKSVETRDWMSTVEPRSVRSVMKRIIEDITLIDFLVGQLYEEGQRIERSSDSSRTFSTFSVNKTCYSKSNWSYGSSSFDNNIISNIQKLFNDKIEIFGKVEFSKLSVATGIIKIGLKTLIECVRLCTFSRYGFQQIQVDSYYIQTRLWRFASDEKIIVNLIDEVITSSKKRCLDPIGMERSVIENICENR; this is encoded by the exons atggaatcaaaatcatcgaaagatgatgttgatcatgTATGTGATCCATGTAATATGAATAGTACGGATTTTAATCCCGATATCTATATGATCAAG ATATTGAAAGAAAGCAGATTATCTGAATTGATGGACACCGAACAAATGTTGTataaacaaatacaaacactTGATAGTGAAATGCAAACGTTGATCtatgaaaattataataaattcattagTGCAACAGAAACTGTTAAAAAA ATGACATCACATTTCGATAAAATGGaacatgaattgaatttattatccACGAATATGGATAAAATAACTAGTCGAAGTAATGATATagcaaaaaatttgaatggaaaacgTGAACAGCTGACACAAATGTCGGCAAAAAATACATTGTTAGAAaagattcaattcatattgGAATTAccgaataaaatgaaacaattaatcgatcgaaatgaatataataaagCTGTGGATGATTATCTGAATGCCAAATATTCATTGGATAAATTCGCTCATCTATCATCGTTTCGAAATATTCAAACCGATTGTAATGAAATGTTGGCCGAAATTCGACGTCATTTTTATGAACAATTAGCCGATGAAAATTTGACAACAATTCAGTTGAATGATAGTATTAGCTATCTTGCCAAACTAAATGAATGTCCATCGAATCTATGTGGAAAATATTTCGAAAtgtgtgaaaagaaaatgaatacaagtttgaatgaaatcaaattgcaAACAAAATCCGATGGGCCAGATAGACCGGACATTTTGGAATTTATCGATAATGTCTGCAATAATTATATTGGTAcactgaatgaatgtataCAATTCTATTCGgactgttttgttgttggccacAAAAATCTTGCCATTCAAACAATCAACGAAGATATGGAATCacgattgaaaatatttgttgATCAACGAATGGAAGATTTATTCGATATTATTGTCGAACAGATTCGTAATGAGCAAAAAATTCCCAACAATATTATCATGTTTGTGCGGGCATTGGATCGTTTCTATCGACGAATTCAAATGCTTAACAATATTGTTGGATTTTCTGATTTCTCTAGGAAAAGTTTAGATATTATCTACCAATCAACCAAAGATCAATGTGACCATTTACTTAACGATTTATTGACAAAATTTTACGAAGAATTATCCAATGTTCGTCATGATATTGTACAGGAtatgacaaaaacaacaaatattagCATACTACgttcaacaaataataaacatgatgatcatcaaaatcagaaTACATTATCCGAAACGGTTATTGCATTCGAGACATCGATTTGTGAAAATCTTAAAACCGTACTATCAAATCTTAATCCATTTCTATATCGTGAACTTACATTTATAACCAAAGATTTTAAagataaattcatcaaagattgtatatttgaaacaattattatcaaatacaTTGAATACATATTGACTATTGTGGAAGAATTTGAACAATCATATACAACATCACatatatcatcatgttttatattgattttatcgAAAATTTGTCGTGATCTAAGCGAttcaatcatatcatattTAATTAAATATACGGAAGAAATTTTTGCTGCACCAAAATTTGGTCAGAGATATGCCATACCATTAACGAAACGTGCACGTGATGATGgggaaaaattattaaatgcATATGTTTGTATTGAAGGCCAATCAATATCGCATATGATACGAAAAAGTGTTGAAACACGTGATTGGATGAGTACGGTTGAACCACGTTCCGTACGATCGGTTATGAAACGTATAATCGAAGATattacattgattgattttcttgtTGGCCAACTCTATGAAGAAGGTCAACGTATAGAACGTAGTTCTGATTCAAGTCGTACATTCTCAACATTCAGTGTGAATAAAACTTgttattcaaaatcaaattggtcATATGGATCCAGTtcattcgataataatatcatATCGAATATTCAGAAattatttaatgataaaattgaaattttcggTAAAGTAGAATTTTCCAAACTATCCGTTGCAACTGGTATCATAAAAATTGGTTTAAAG aCATTAATCGAATGTGTACGACTTTGTACGTTTAGCCGTTATGGGTTTCAACAGATACAAGTCGATTCTTATTACATACAAACACGATTATGGCGTTTTGCATCGGATGAAAA AATCATagtaaatttgattgatgaagtCATAACGAGCAGTAAGAAACGATGTTTAGATCCTATTGGTATGGAACGAAGC gtcattgaaaatatttgtgaaaatcgataa
- the LOC124491226 gene encoding ADP-ribosylhydrolase ARH3 isoform X1 yields MSSSNQPTTIIISLMSKFRGCMLGGLIADCLGSPFEGEMFVTTDSVQKFLHKQLEEQSEKSAGFQILSYTDDTAMTKSIAQSLIEMRKFDPKDIAKRFALEYNKEPKRGYGANVVDVFAALMLANYESPYEPAKRQFGGFGSYGNGAAMRVGPCAMYGYNMELNKLLELTRDSARITHSNVYGYNGAILQCLAIHQALHVHSIIRTLFDINVYLNNLIEKMMKIELDSQPAYSMMNNNTTTTANINNNNNSNNGNSNNHTNIIINNHNQEKKIYTPFSDKLKKVKEILNNEIKGNKYPIDKIVACLGNDVSAFKSVPTAIYAALKGQFILFDSFDHPSPIVRTLYHSISFGGDTDTIGSMACSISGAINGIESVPKILLKHCECCDVMEKYADDLFRLVRSNNSPPSSSTLSSSTN; encoded by the exons atgtcatcAAGTAATCAACCAacaaccattatcatttcattaatgTCAAAATTTCGTGGCTGTATGCTTGGCGGTTTAATTGCAGATTGTCTTGGATCACCATTTGAAGGTGAAATGTTTGTAACAACGGATTCGGtacaaaaatttcttcataaACAATTGGAAGAACAATCAGAAAAAT CTGCCGGATTTCAGATATTATCATATACTGATGATACAGCCATGACCAAATCGATAGCTCAATCATTAattgaaatgagaaaatttgaTCCAAAAGATATTGCCAAACGTTTTGCATTGGAATATAATAAAGAACCTAAACGTGGTTATGGTGCAAACGTTGTCGATGTATTTGCTGCATTAATGTTGGCCAACTATGAATCACCATATGAACCGGCTAAAAGACAATTTGGTGGTTTCGGTTCCTATG gCAATGGTGCTGCAATGCGTGTTGGTCCATGTGCAATGTATGGCTATAATatggaattgaataaattattggAATTAACACGTGATAGTGCACGAATAACACATTCAAATGTATATGGCTATAATGGTGCCATATTACAATGTTTAGCTATACATCAAGCATTACatgttcattcaatcataCGAACATTATTCGATATAAATGTCTATCTAAATAatctaattgaaaaaatgatgaaaattgaattggattcaCAACCTgcatattcaatgatgaataataatacaacaacaacggcaaatatcaataataataataacagtaATAATGGTAACAGTAATAATCAtacaaatattattatcaataatcataatcaggaaaagaaaatctatACACCATTCAgtgataaattgaaaaaagttaAAGAAATtcttaataatgaaattaaagGAAATAAATATCCAATCGATAAAATTGTCGCTTGCCTTGGTAATGATGTTTCGGCATTCAAATCGGTACCGACGGCCATTTATGCTGCCCTTAAAGGACAATTCAtattattcgattcattcgatCATCCATCACCAATTGTTCGTACATTATATCATTCAATATCATTTGGTGGTGATACCGATACAATTGGTTCAATGGCATGTTCCATATCCGGTGCCATCAATGGTATCGAATCTGTGCCGAAAATTCTATTAAAACATTGTGAATGTTGTGAtgtaatggaaaaatatgcCGATGATCTATTCCGTTTGGTACGTTCAAATaattcaccaccatcatcatcaacattatcatcatccacaaattga
- the LOC124490813 gene encoding ribonuclease H2 subunit A, with protein MFDLSAFFRDPSQIHHLNSAIKTCQTSEGVIVGIDEAGRGPVLGPMIYAAAYCPLSMRAEIEKEKYQDSKTLTEKQRSEMFETIDNDVNIGWSSTILSPIYISNSMLKRSKYNLNAISHDSAISLIRSIQAKGIEIREVYLDTVGPPEKYEQKLRQIFPDIAKIKVSKKADSLYKIVSIASICAKVLRDHLIKHWQFQENLSYNENDYGSGYPNDPKTKEFLNKVFDPIFGFPTFVRFSWSTITKIMDDKAIVCDWDDDDDDDDQDENNYSKQSIMNFLKGKKNFDEQKSKILKSSNFFTEHDLEQINDLDRIFG; from the exons atgtTCGATTTATCAGCATTTTTCCGAGATCCAagtcaaattcatcatctaaaCTCTGCCATTAAAACATGTCAAACATCTGAAGGAGTAATTGTTGGTATCGATGAAGCTGGTCGTGGTCCTGTTTTAG GTCCAATGATTTATGCTGCTGCATATTGTCCATTATCAATGCGTGCCGAAattgaaaaggaaaaatatcagg attcaaaaacattgacCGAAAAACAACGAAGTGAAATGTTCGaaacaatcgataatgaCGTGAATATTGGCTGGTCATCGACAATTCTTTCACCCATTTATATTAgtaattcaatgttgaaacGTTCGAAATATAATTTGAATGCCATCTCACATGATTCGGCTATTAGCCTGATTCGTAGCATCCAAGCTAAAGGTATTGAAATTCGTGAAGTATATCTGGATACGGTTGGTCCACCGgaaaaatatgaacaaaaattacgGCAAATATTTCCTGATATTGCAAAGATTAAAGTATCTAAAAAAGCTGATTCATTATATAAAATTGTATCGATTGCATCGATTTGTGCCAAAGTTTTACGTGATCATCTAATAAAACATTGGCAATTTCAAGAGAATCTttcatataatgaaaatgattatggttCTGGTTATCCAAATGATCCAAAGACCAAAGAATTTCTTAACAAAGTTTTTGATCCCATTTTTGGATTTCCAACATTTGTTCGTTTTAGTTGGTCAACGATAACAAAAATTATGGATGATAAAGCCATTGTTTGTGATTG ggacgacgatgatgatgatgatgatcaagacgaaaataattattcaaaacaatcgataatgaattttttgaaagggaaaaaaaattttgatgaacaaaaatcgaaaattttaaaatcaagtaattttttcactgaaCATGATTTGGAACAAATTAACGATTTAGATCGAATCTTTGgctga
- the LOC124491225 gene encoding protein SERAC1 isoform X1 — MSKYIILISASVSSICGGFVYLKTNRSTTTPTSPPDEYIDLPEIFSQYNNNNFGEADKVDDSVDFSKTMENWFPKWEFLIKVKNELDCLKLAQTNDYNQSLRAARTIDKIDLKQFRRPLLLDKIIIKINGQIQHFESLHELMVHLLRCTLETNYQSECANYLTRQTLVLFEHNNPLTDFSFYHEYSTTNHRQKSDDLNYIQMKRYKNLYFQTLLQNIMSNENLATCLINNGLLIALLKFLQLFTDRDSIRWISTIISALSVYKSIHTHFYHTGWIGILAEWLRSSDWHLKLEAGKTLYNMSMTMKTNESLHPSTYLLWPLHEIDTLRLEYDVVFIHGLKGGVLRTWRQSDLAKNSSDYTELWPRSWLAQDFHNCRIIAVHYDSFLSSWNINCSSDEFTIKDRSVQLIKELREAGIGSKPIIWVTHSMGGLFVKHMLTYCHSDISDNHPFLRQTKGIVFYSVPHRGSEMAVWSQNIQRIIYPSNHVLELQKDSPQLLQLNDEFIRLVRDRQIDLLSFGETKKCTLLKNPIEWRALLVPEESANPGIGKFILLPENHFSICKPKDRNDRSYRELKEFIAEILLKEKLESTKKSSWRKYASFS, encoded by the exons ATGAGTAAATATATCATTCTTATTTCGGCCAGTGTTTCATCAATCTGTGg TGGTTTTGTATACCTAAAAACCAATCGTTCGACAACGACGCCCACATCACCACCAGATGAATACATTGATTTACCGGAAATTTTTAGCcaatacaataataacaattttgGTGAAGCTGATAAAGTTGACGATAGTGTTGATTTCAgtaaaacaatggaaaattgGTTTCCCAAATGGGAATTCCTGATAAAAGTTAAAAATG AACTCGATTGTTTAAAATTAgcacaaacaaatgattataatcaaagtTTACGCGCAGCAAGAActattgataaaattgatttaaaacaATTTCGTCGTCCATTGTTGTTagataaaattatcataaaaattaatggtcaaattcaacattttgaATCTTTACATGAATTGATGGTACATTTATTACGTTGTACATTGGaaacaaattatcaatcTGAATGTGCAAATTATCTAACAAGGCAAACATTGGTATTATTTGAACATAATAATCCTTTAAcggatttttcattctatcaTGAATATAGTACTACTAATCACCGTCAGAAATCCGATGATCTcaattatattcaaatgaaacgatataaaaatctttattttcaaacattattGCAGAATATCATgagtaatgaaaatttggccacctgtttgatcaataatggtCTATTGATTGCTTTGTtaaaatttcttcaattaTTTACAGATCGTGATAGTATCCGATGGATATCGACCATTATATCAGCTTTAAGTGTGTACAAAAGTATTCATACGCATTTCTATCATACCGGTTGGATTGGTATATTGGCCGAATGGTTGCGATCATCTGATTGGCATCTTAAACTTGAAGCTGGAAAAACATTGTATAATATGtcgatgacaatgaaaacgaatgaatcatTACATCCATCAACCTATTTATTATGGCCATTACATGAAATTGATACATTACGTCTTGAATatgatgttgttttcatACATGGATTAAAAGGTGGTGTATTACGTACATGGCGACAATCAGATTTGGCTAAAAATTCATCTGATTATACAGAATTATGGCCCAGATCATGGTTGGCACAAGATTTTCATAATTGTCGTATTATTGCCGTACATTATGATTCATTTCTAAGTAGTTGGAATATTAATTGTTCGAGTGATGAATTTACAATCAAAGATCGTAGTGTTCAATTAATTAAAGAACTACGTGAAGCTGGTATTGGATCGAAACCGATAATTTGGGTAACACATTCAATGGGTGGATTATTCGTTAAACATATGCTAACTTATTGTCATTCAGATATATCGGATAATCATCCATTCCTTCGGCAAACAAAAGGAATCGTATTCTATTCAGTTCCACATCGTGGTTCAGAAATGGCCGTTTGGTCACAAAATATTCAACGTATCATTTATCCATCGAATCATGTTTTAGAATTACAAAAAG ATTCACCACAATTACTtcaattaaatgatgaattcataCGATTAGTACGTGATCGACAAATTGATTTGCTTAGTTttggtgaaacaaaaaaatgtacattaTTAAAGAATCCAATTGAATGGCGTGCATTACTCG tccCAGAAGAATCAGCTAATCCTGGAATCGGAAAATTTATACTATTGCCTGAAAATCATTTCAGTATATGTAAACCGAAAGATCGTAATGATAGATCATATCGTGAGCTAAAAGAATTTATAGCAGAAATattattgaaagaaaaattggaatcAACAAAGAAATCATCGTGGCGAAAATATGCTAGCTTTTCATGA
- the LOC124491225 gene encoding protein SERAC1 isoform X2 codes for MSKYIILISASVSSICGGFVYLKTNRSTTTPTSPPDEYIDLPEIFSQYNNNNFGEADKVDDSVDFSKTMENWFPKWEFLIKVKNELDCLKLAQTNDYNQSLRAARTIDKIDLKQFRRPLLLDKIIIKINGQIQHFESLHELMVHLLRCTLETNYQSECANYLTRQTLVLFEHNNPLTDFSFYHEYSTTNHRQKSDDLNYIQMKRYKNLYFQTLLQNIMSNENLATCLINNGLLIALLKFLQLFTDRDSIRWISTIISALSVYKSIHTHFYHTGWIGILAEWLRSSDWHLKLEAGKTLYNMSMTMKTNESLHPSTYLLWPLHEIDTLRLEYDVVFIHGLKELWPRSWLAQDFHNCRIIAVHYDSFLSSWNINCSSDEFTIKDRSVQLIKELREAGIGSKPIIWVTHSMGGLFVKHMLTYCHSDISDNHPFLRQTKGIVFYSVPHRGSEMAVWSQNIQRIIYPSNHVLELQKDSPQLLQLNDEFIRLVRDRQIDLLSFGETKKCTLLKNPIEWRALLVPEESANPGIGKFILLPENHFSICKPKDRNDRSYRELKEFIAEILLKEKLESTKKSSWRKYASFS; via the exons ATGAGTAAATATATCATTCTTATTTCGGCCAGTGTTTCATCAATCTGTGg TGGTTTTGTATACCTAAAAACCAATCGTTCGACAACGACGCCCACATCACCACCAGATGAATACATTGATTTACCGGAAATTTTTAGCcaatacaataataacaattttgGTGAAGCTGATAAAGTTGACGATAGTGTTGATTTCAgtaaaacaatggaaaattgGTTTCCCAAATGGGAATTCCTGATAAAAGTTAAAAATG AACTCGATTGTTTAAAATTAgcacaaacaaatgattataatcaaagtTTACGCGCAGCAAGAActattgataaaattgatttaaaacaATTTCGTCGTCCATTGTTGTTagataaaattatcataaaaattaatggtcaaattcaacattttgaATCTTTACATGAATTGATGGTACATTTATTACGTTGTACATTGGaaacaaattatcaatcTGAATGTGCAAATTATCTAACAAGGCAAACATTGGTATTATTTGAACATAATAATCCTTTAAcggatttttcattctatcaTGAATATAGTACTACTAATCACCGTCAGAAATCCGATGATCTcaattatattcaaatgaaacgatataaaaatctttattttcaaacattattGCAGAATATCATgagtaatgaaaatttggccacctgtttgatcaataatggtCTATTGATTGCTTTGTtaaaatttcttcaattaTTTACAGATCGTGATAGTATCCGATGGATATCGACCATTATATCAGCTTTAAGTGTGTACAAAAGTATTCATACGCATTTCTATCATACCGGTTGGATTGGTATATTGGCCGAATGGTTGCGATCATCTGATTGGCATCTTAAACTTGAAGCTGGAAAAACATTGTATAATATGtcgatgacaatgaaaacgaatgaatcatTACATCCATCAACCTATTTATTATGGCCATTACATGAAATTGATACATTACGTCTTGAATatgatgttgttttcatACATGGATTAAAAG AATTATGGCCCAGATCATGGTTGGCACAAGATTTTCATAATTGTCGTATTATTGCCGTACATTATGATTCATTTCTAAGTAGTTGGAATATTAATTGTTCGAGTGATGAATTTACAATCAAAGATCGTAGTGTTCAATTAATTAAAGAACTACGTGAAGCTGGTATTGGATCGAAACCGATAATTTGGGTAACACATTCAATGGGTGGATTATTCGTTAAACATATGCTAACTTATTGTCATTCAGATATATCGGATAATCATCCATTCCTTCGGCAAACAAAAGGAATCGTATTCTATTCAGTTCCACATCGTGGTTCAGAAATGGCCGTTTGGTCACAAAATATTCAACGTATCATTTATCCATCGAATCATGTTTTAGAATTACAAAAAG ATTCACCACAATTACTtcaattaaatgatgaattcataCGATTAGTACGTGATCGACAAATTGATTTGCTTAGTTttggtgaaacaaaaaaatgtacattaTTAAAGAATCCAATTGAATGGCGTGCATTACTCG tccCAGAAGAATCAGCTAATCCTGGAATCGGAAAATTTATACTATTGCCTGAAAATCATTTCAGTATATGTAAACCGAAAGATCGTAATGATAGATCATATCGTGAGCTAAAAGAATTTATAGCAGAAATattattgaaagaaaaattggaatcAACAAAGAAATCATCGTGGCGAAAATATGCTAGCTTTTCATGA